Below is a window of Geomonas oryzisoli DNA.
CTTTATGGTGGCGATGACATGGTGCTGGGCCTCCTGGTAGGCACTCCTCGCCTCGATCACCGTTTTGAGGGCTGCCTTGCCGGCGTCGCTCTCCACCGTCTTTTTAAGCTCTTCGATGCGCTTGTCCGCTGCCTGCAGGGATTCGACGATGCGCTTTTCTTCCTTCTGCACCTCCTGCGGGTCCTGGAGGATGATCATGTTGCGCAGGCCGCGGGCCACCACGTTGACCTGCGACTTGAGGTCGTTGAGCGCCACGGTCTTGGGCCACTTGTCCTCGATCAGGGTCCGGACTTTGCCGTCGAAGACCGCCATCCTGTTGATGGAGTATCCTCCCACCACTGTCATAAGGACCACTACCACGGCAAAGGCTATCCCAAGTCGTGCGCTGAGCTTGACTCCCGATAAGGTCATCATCCTATCCTCCGGCATCGCTGGTCTCAGAAGCGCTTGTTAGAGCATCTGTGTTGTCTACTGAGTCAATATCGTCATGAGCTTTCATTATCTTGAATGAAAAAAAGCCCACCTTGGTCCAGACCGAACTTTTGCCGTTGACTTGCAGTTAAAAACACCATACTGTTAATTACAGTAATGGGGGCGTTGTGAGAGAGCAGGAGGGAGTTATGATGTCGGCAGTTCTGTACGGTGGGACGGCATTGGCAGTGCTGGTCTCCTGGCGGCTTGACCCGGAGAGGACGAGACGGGCCTTGCGCATCGGTGCGAAGTCGCTGCACGGCCTGGTCCCGCGCATCCTGGGGATGGTGGCGCTGGTCGGGTTGGTGCTGGCCCTGGTGCCGCCGGAGCTGATCAGGAAACTGTTCAGCCAGGGCGGGGTGGCGGGCTTCGCCCTGGTCTCCGCCATCGGCTCGATCGTGACCATGCCCGCGCCGATCGCCTTCGCGCTGGTGGGCTCTTTGTTCAAGCTGGGTGCCGCACCGGCGAGCCTCGCGGCGTTCGTGACCACCCTCACCATGGTGGGGGTCATGACCGCACCGATGGAGATCTCCTGCTTCGGAAGACGCTTCACGCTGCTGCGCCAGGCGCTTTGCTTCGTGACCGCGATCCTGATCGGCCTGGCGATGGGGGTGCTGCTGTGAAGACGAAGCTCCTGGACTACCGGCTCTTCATGATAGTGCTCGCCGCCAACCTTCTTCTTTACTTCTGGCAGCCGGGGACGGCGCGGCTGGCCGCGCTCAACTCCACCGGATTTCTGCTGGAGGTGCTCTCGATCGTGCCGCCGGTCATGGTGCTCATGGGGCTTTTGGACGTCTGGGTGCCGCGCCGGCTGGTCGAGTCGCACCTCGGGCCCGATTCCGGACCGGTCGGGGCGGGCGTCGCCATGCTGTTGGGGACGGCGGCCGCGGGGCCCCTCTACGCCGCTTTCCCGGTGGCGGTATCCCTGCGGAAAAAGGGGGCGCGCCTGGCCAACATCGTCATCTTCCTGGGGACCTGGGGCGCCATCAAGATACCCATGATCCTCATGGAGAGCAGCTTCATCAGTCTGCGTTTCGCGCTGCTGCGACTTTTGTTGACCGTTCCCTGCATCCTGGCCTGCGGCTATCTGATGGAGCGGCTGCTGCCGGAAGAGGAACTCGAGGTGCAGTCGGAAGCGGCGGACGCGTGAAGCGCTGCTTCTCCGGGCGGGGAAGCAAACATGATCGGAAAGGACCTAGCCATGCCTCCAAAACGAAAGCAGCAGTACCGCCACCTCCCCGCCTTCATCCTGCTCGCCCTGGCGCAGGAGCCCAGCCACGGCGGCGCCGTCATGAACCTTCTGTCCCAGCGCATGCCGCTCTTTCGTCCGGACAGCGCTGCCGTGTACCGGACCCTGCAGCAGTTGGAGGAAGAGGGACAGGTGGCTTCCAGTTGGGACACCAGCGGCAGCGGCCCGGCCCGCAGGGTGTACCGGATCACGGAAGCGGGCTGGCATAAGCTCGATGGCTGGCGCGAAGACATCGAGGCGCGCTTGGCCCATCTGAATTACTTCCTGCAAACCTACGCCGACATAAGAAACCACAGGAGCTAGACAGAGCAAGGCGGTTCGGCGGATCAACGTCGTCTTTATGCCGCCATCGCTCACGCGGCTCTTGACACTCGCCGAGCTGCTGCTAGTCTGGTCACCGTAGTGCCGATGCGCTTTGGGATCAGGAACTGATGGTCAGGTGCCAGGTACTTGGTAGGAGGTGCCCTATGAGTGAAGTCTCCCTCGCCAGTAGCACCGATTGTCGAGTTGTTATAGTCGGCCCCAATCACTTTCAGAACACCCTCCTGGCCAACTTCATCGAGAATTACAGCACCTGCAGCTGTTGTGTCATGGACAGCCTGGACAGCTTCATCCTCTGCCACCAGGAACACTTCACCTGCCACATCGCCCTGCTCTACGACTGCTTCGGGCTGCCGCTCAAGGCGCTCAGCGAGTCCCTGCAGCTCGAACTGCGCCAGATCCCGTGCGACCTGTCGCTGGTGCTCTTCAACCTGGACCGGCACCTGGCCATCGAGAAGCAGGCCATCGAGGTGGGAGTCCAGGGGGTGTTCTACGCGGACGATTCGGTGCAGACCGTGCTGAAGGGGCTGGCGGCTATCTTCGAAGGGGGGCTGTGGATCTCGCGCCAGATGATGACCGAGGTGATCCTCGAGCATGGTTTCGCCCACCGGCGCAGGAAGGTGGCGGTGCACGACGTGGTCCAGCACAGCCTGACCCACCGCGAGGTGGAGATCCTGGGGCTGCTGTCCGCAGGCGCCACCAACAAGTGCATCTCGGACACCCTTTTCATAAGCCCGCACACCGTACGCACCCACCTGAACAACATCTTCCGCAAGATCAACGTCTCCAGCCGGCTCGAGGCTGCGGTCTGGGCGGCGGATTCCCTTTTCCTGCCCCAGTACCGCAACTGAGCGAAACCCTCGACCCAATTGCGTAGGGCGGCGGTCTGACTATGCCTTCCTGCGTACGAACCAGCATGCTCCAAAATACCTCAGCGAATACTCCAATCATCGTATTTATCCCGCCCCCCCTCGAAAGGTACAATCGGCGCAGAATCAGAATCAACTGCAGCGCTTGTCGTCACCTGCTGCGGGAGCCCCACCGCAAAAAAGGACCCCCATGAAGCCTTGATGTCATTGCGCACCTGATATGCCTCTTCCTTGGTACGGCAGCGCTGGACCGTCGCCCGGAGCGCTCACCAGAGTCAGGAGGATGCCATGTGCAGACAAAAGGTACTTGCCTGGTTGTTAGCCCTCTCTATGGCAGCTGTCGCCGGCCCGCAGGGAACCATATGCTGGGCCAAGGATTCCGTGAAACACGAGGTCAAGGTAAACGGTCTGATTGTGGGGGACGCCGGAGACGCTGCGGCTGCCGCAGAGCTGCGGGGGCGGTCGGAGCAGGGCGTCCGGTTGTGGGTGGTGCAGTTCGCGGGGCCGGTTGCCGAGCAGGAAAAGGAAGCCGTGGCGCGGCTTGGGGTGCGCCTGCTCGATTACCTCCCCGAATTCGCCTTCCTGGCGGCCATGGATGACGCGGCCCGCAGGCAGGTGCAGGCGCTTTCCTTCATCGACGGGGTGACCCGCTTCCACCCCGGCTATAAGATGAACGGCAAGCTGCGCAAGCTGGCACTGCAGCCCGCGTCGGGCGAGACGGTGACCCTGCAGCTGAAGCTCGATGCTCCGGCATCGCTGGCAAACGTACTGGCCGAGCTGCGCCGGCAGGGGGCGGCGCTGCTCGAGGTGGGACGCGATACCGTCAGGGTGCGGGCGGAATCGGGTGCCATAGCCGGCATCGCGGCCCTCGAGGAGGTCACCTGGATCGGCGAGCACGTCGACATGGAGCTCTTGAACGACACCGCCCGCTGGGTCATCCAGAGTAACGAACCCGGCCGCCTGGCGATCTGGGACAAGGGGATCCGGGGCGAGGGTGAGATCGTCGGGGTGGGGGACTCGGGGCTCGACCATGACATCCCCTGGATCCGCGACCCGACCGGCGCCCCCATCGGGTCCACCCACCGAAAACTCGCAGGGTACGACACGACCTACGGCGACGACTACGACGCCGACTACCCGGGGCATGGCACCCACGTCTGCGGAACCCTGGCCGGCGACCGCACCCCGGTCGACGGGCTCGACACCGCCAACGGCATGGCGCCCAAGGCCAAGCTCTTCCTGCAGGACCTCACCTACGGGGCCTCGAACTCCGTCTATCCCCCCGACGATCTCGGTATCCTCTTCGACCGGGCCCAGCAGGCAGGGGCGCGCCTGCACAGCGACAGCTGGGGCAACACGGACCGCAGCTACAGCCTCTTCACCCAGAGCGCGGACCGTTACCTTTGGGATCACAAGGATTTCATGATGCTGGTCGCCAACGGCAACTCGGGTCCCACCCGCTCCACGGTGGGCAACCCCGCCAACGCCAAGAACGTGATCAGTGTGGGGGCCAGCTACAACGGCAGTAACGCGCAGAACCTCGCCTCCTTCAGCAGCAGGGGACCCACCGCGGACGGACGCATCAAGCCGACGCTCACCGCTCCGGGGGTGGGGCTGATCTCCGCCGACTCCGACGGGCTAAAGAACAGTTTCAACAGCGGCACCCTGGCGATGAGCGGAACCTCCATGGCGACCCCCACGGTGGCCGGCGCGGCTGCCCTGGTGCGCCAGTACTTCAGCCAGGGGTATTACCCCTTGGGCGTCCCGACGCCGGCCAACGCGCTGTTTGCTTCCGGCGCGCTGGTGAAGGCGGTACTCATCAACAGCGCCCAGGAGATGACCGGCACCGGGACGGACGGACCGATCCCTTCGACGGGACAGGGGTGGGGGCGGGTGCAACTGGACCGGGTTCTTCCTTTTGCGGTCGATGCGGGGAGGCTGGCGGTGGTGGCCGATGAGCCGGGGCTCGCTACCGGAGCGACCTGGAGCCGCGACTTCGCGGTGGCGGGTAGTGAGCCGTTCAAGGCGACCCTGGTATGGACGGACTACCCCGGAGTCATGGGTGCCGCGAGGGCGCTGGTGAACGACCTCGACCTCACCGTGACGGCGCCCGACGGAACCCCCTATGCCGGCAACGTCTTTGCCAACGGCGCATCGGTGCCGGGGGGGGCGGCCGACCGGTTGAACGTCGAGGAACAGGTGCTGATCAAGGCGCCGATGGCCGGGATGTACACGGTCACCGTATCCGGGTACAACGTGCCGTCGGGGCCGCAGCCGTTCGCCCTGGCCATCACCGGGGTGATGGGGGCAAGCCAGCGCGGCACGCTCACCCTGGACCGCAAGAGTTACAATTCCGGCGCTTCGCTGCAGATCCGGCTGGTGGACACGGGGCTGAACCGGGACCACCAGGTCGCGGAGCAGGTGGAGATCAAGGTGGCAAGCACGGGCGAGGCCGTCGGGGAAGCGGTGTCGCTGCGGGAAACCTCCACTGACAGCGCGGTCTTTACCGGGACCCTTCCTCTGGCACCGCTCCCCGCAGTTCCCGGCGATGGGATCCTGCAGGTGGACGGCAGCGACACGGTCATTGCCAGCTATCAGGATGCCGATGACGGCACCGGCAAGACGGCAGTGGTGACGGCGAGCGCCGTCGTGGAAAACGTGCCGCCGGTATGTTCCGGGCTCACCGCGACCGGGGCGACGGAAACCACGGCGACGGTGCTGTGGCGTACCGACGAGCCGGCGGGCACGCTGCTGGAGTACGGGCTGACCCCGGCATTGGGGGCACGCGTTGCGGACCAAAGGCTGATGATGCAGCACGAGATGCAGCTTGCCGCGCTCAAGGAGGGCAGCCGCTATTACGTGACCGTCACCGCGACAGACGAGGCGGGAAACTCATCGGCCTGCAGCACCAGTTTTGCCACGCTGAACCTCCCCCCCTCCCTGCTGGTCATGTCTGCCGCCGGGAGCGTCTCCTACGACAGCACCACGGTGATCTCGGGGCTCAGCACCGACCCGTCGGGGGTGGCCTCGGTGACCGTGAACGGCACTGCCGCGAGCTACCGGGTGAGCGACGGCTACTTCGAGCTGGAACTGCCGCTCTCCCTGGGGGACAACCTCTTTAACGTCGTTGCCAGCGATACCCTCGGCAACAGCGCCAGCCGCCAGGTCACCGTGACCCGGCTGGAGGCGGGCGACGTCCTGGTCCAGTCTGTATCCGGGCCGGCTGCGGGACAGCAGGGGGGGGCCATCACGGTGACCGACACCGTCTGCAATA
It encodes the following:
- a CDS encoding permease; this encodes MMSAVLYGGTALAVLVSWRLDPERTRRALRIGAKSLHGLVPRILGMVALVGLVLALVPPELIRKLFSQGGVAGFALVSAIGSIVTMPAPIAFALVGSLFKLGAAPASLAAFVTTLTMVGVMTAPMEISCFGRRFTLLRQALCFVTAILIGLAMGVLL
- a CDS encoding permease; translation: MKTKLLDYRLFMIVLAANLLLYFWQPGTARLAALNSTGFLLEVLSIVPPVMVLMGLLDVWVPRRLVESHLGPDSGPVGAGVAMLLGTAAAGPLYAAFPVAVSLRKKGARLANIVIFLGTWGAIKIPMILMESSFISLRFALLRLLLTVPCILACGYLMERLLPEEELEVQSEAADA
- a CDS encoding PadR family transcriptional regulator; translated protein: MPPKRKQQYRHLPAFILLALAQEPSHGGAVMNLLSQRMPLFRPDSAAVYRTLQQLEEEGQVASSWDTSGSGPARRVYRITEAGWHKLDGWREDIEARLAHLNYFLQTYADIRNHRS
- a CDS encoding response regulator transcription factor, which encodes MSEVSLASSTDCRVVIVGPNHFQNTLLANFIENYSTCSCCVMDSLDSFILCHQEHFTCHIALLYDCFGLPLKALSESLQLELRQIPCDLSLVLFNLDRHLAIEKQAIEVGVQGVFYADDSVQTVLKGLAAIFEGGLWISRQMMTEVILEHGFAHRRRKVAVHDVVQHSLTHREVEILGLLSAGATNKCISDTLFISPHTVRTHLNNIFRKINVSSRLEAAVWAADSLFLPQYRN
- a CDS encoding S8 family serine peptidase produces the protein MCRQKVLAWLLALSMAAVAGPQGTICWAKDSVKHEVKVNGLIVGDAGDAAAAAELRGRSEQGVRLWVVQFAGPVAEQEKEAVARLGVRLLDYLPEFAFLAAMDDAARRQVQALSFIDGVTRFHPGYKMNGKLRKLALQPASGETVTLQLKLDAPASLANVLAELRRQGAALLEVGRDTVRVRAESGAIAGIAALEEVTWIGEHVDMELLNDTARWVIQSNEPGRLAIWDKGIRGEGEIVGVGDSGLDHDIPWIRDPTGAPIGSTHRKLAGYDTTYGDDYDADYPGHGTHVCGTLAGDRTPVDGLDTANGMAPKAKLFLQDLTYGASNSVYPPDDLGILFDRAQQAGARLHSDSWGNTDRSYSLFTQSADRYLWDHKDFMMLVANGNSGPTRSTVGNPANAKNVISVGASYNGSNAQNLASFSSRGPTADGRIKPTLTAPGVGLISADSDGLKNSFNSGTLAMSGTSMATPTVAGAAALVRQYFSQGYYPLGVPTPANALFASGALVKAVLINSAQEMTGTGTDGPIPSTGQGWGRVQLDRVLPFAVDAGRLAVVADEPGLATGATWSRDFAVAGSEPFKATLVWTDYPGVMGAARALVNDLDLTVTAPDGTPYAGNVFANGASVPGGAADRLNVEEQVLIKAPMAGMYTVTVSGYNVPSGPQPFALAITGVMGASQRGTLTLDRKSYNSGASLQIRLVDTGLNRDHQVAEQVEIKVASTGEAVGEAVSLRETSTDSAVFTGTLPLAPLPAVPGDGILQVDGSDTVIASYQDADDGTGKTAVVTASAVVENVPPVCSGLTATGATETTATVLWRTDEPAGTLLEYGLTPALGARVADQRLMMQHEMQLAALKEGSRYYVTVTATDEAGNSSACSTSFATLNLPPSLLVMSAAGSVSYDSTTVISGLSTDPSGVASVTVNGTAASYRVSDGYFELELPLSLGDNLFNVVASDTLGNSASRQVTVTRLEAGDVLVQSVSGPAAGQQGGAITVTDTVCNNGPGAAPSFNVGFLLSADAAYSADDRFIGSRSVSALLPAGNCVSASSEITIPASVPGGTFYLVACADYGKAVEETDETNNCRVGTVLALPELFIPPPAVINVPANNSTGTFPVSWGASSVSGVTYILEYSWNGGAWTRIYSGTGTYTYPSVTQDGSYGFRVKAVKSGYADSPYTTSSTTCAVRLACGAPATVTVPATNSTGQIPVSWGSSNISGATYVLEQRQDEGAWTELSRGSAVYAYPKVTQNGNYGFRVKAVKTGYADSPYTTSAITCAVNLACGAPGAVNVPATNSTGQLSVSWGSSNISGVTYVLEVRQDEGAWAELSRGTAVYSYPVVTQNGSYGFRVKAVKTGYADSPYTTAAITCAVNLACGAPGAVNVPATNSTGQLSVSWGSSNISGATYVLEQRLDEGAWTELSRGSAVYAYPKVTQNGNYSFRVKAVKSGYTDSPYTTSAACAVNLACGAPGAVNVPATNSTGQLSVSWGSSNISGATYVLEQRLDEGAWTELSRGSAVYAYPKVTQNGNYSFRVKAVKAGYADSPYTTSAACAVNLACGAPGAVRIPGTNSTGQFQVSWGSSNVSGVTYVLEARLDDGPWSEVSRGTGTYVYQTVAVNGSYLYRVKAIKTGFADSPYTTSAAPCKVYLVCGAPAALNVPSANSTGQFQVSWVSGNVSGATYVLEYRLNDGPWTEMSRGTGTYTYPKVTVDGSYWFRVKAVKAGFDDSPYTVSANACVVKLVCGAPASITVPAASSTGKFQVSWGSSNVSGVTYQVEYSRDGGAWTQLYSGGGTYTYFSASSSGSYSFRVKAMKSGYAESGYTTSPAPCIVTLN